One genomic region from Cucumis melo cultivar AY chromosome 9, USDA_Cmelo_AY_1.0, whole genome shotgun sequence encodes:
- the LOC103482632 gene encoding protein NRT1/ PTR FAMILY 6.3-like — translation MSSVLPETIQEKTLPDAWDYTGKPAIKSKTGGWVAAAMILGPEAVERLTTLGIAVNLVTYLTETMHLGNATAANNVTNFLGTSFMLCLFGGFVADTFLGRYLTISIFATVQATGVTLLTISTIIPSLRPPKCSPGVSTTPCIMADSKQLAVLHTALYLTALGTGGLKSSVSGFGSDQFDDSDKEERVKMSNFFNWFFFLISIGSLGAVTILVYIQDNWGRQWGYGICACAIVMGLVVFLLGTRKYRFKKLVGSPLTQIAAVIYAAWRKRKLDLPSDPFSLYQIEDAVDGSGKKKQKLPRTKQFRFLDKAAIKDEEVVGNVVNKWKISTLTDIEEVKLVLRMLPIWATTIIFWTVYAQMTTFSVSQASTMNRHMGKSFEIPAASLTVFFVASILLTVPIYDRFIVPIASRILKNPQGLSPLQRVGVGLVLSIIAMIAAALTEIKRLKVVEENGLTYKPTAEVPLSVFWLAPQFLLVGSGEAFTYMGQLDFFLRECPKGMKTMSTGLFLSTLALGFFFSSLLVTIVGKVTEHGKPWIPDNLNEGKLYDFYWLLAVLSVLNLMVFLVCAKWYVYKEKRLADEGIELEDCGPTVH, via the exons ATGAGTAGTGTTCTCCCAGAAACAATTCAAGAAAAAACTCTCCCAGATGCTTGGGACTACACCGGAAAACCCGCCATCAAGTCCAAAACCGGTGGCTGGGTCGCTGCGGCCATGATTTTAG GACCGGAAGCGGTGGAGAGGCTTACAACGCTTGGGATTGCAGTGAACTTGGTGACGTATTTGACGGAAACAATGCATCTGGGAAATGCTACTGCAGCCAACAATGTCACCAACTTCCTCGGAACCTCCTTTATGCTATGTCTGTTTGGTGGTTTTGTCGCCGACACTTTTCTCGGCCG GTATCTGACGATTTCGATTTTTGCAACCGTTCAAGCAACA GGTGTAACTCTCTTAACAATCTCCACCATAATTCCAAGTCTCCGACCTCCAAAATGTTCACCGGGAGTTTCAACCACTCCATGCATTATGGCAGACAGCAAGCAGCTGGCAGTTCTCCACACAGCTCTATACTTGACCGCGCTCGGCACCGGCGGCCTAAAATCGAGTGTGTCGGGCTTTGGTTCCGATCAATTTGACGACTCGGACAAAGAGGAGAGAGTGAAGATGTCCAACTTCTTCAATTGGTTCTTCTTCCTTATTAGCATTGGGTCACTTGGAGCTGTGACAATCCTTGTTTACATTCAAGACAATTGGGGCAGGCAATGGGGCTATGGAATATGTGCCTGTGCCATTGTGATGGGATTGGTTGTTTTCTTGTTGGGTACTCGTAAATACCGGTTCAAGAAATTGGTCGGTAGCCCGTTAACGCAAATCGCCGCCGTGATTTACGCGGCGTGGAGAAAGAGAAAGTTGGATTTGCCCTCCGATCCATTTTCCTTGTACCAAATTGAAGATGCTGTTGATGGATCCGGAAAGAAGAAGCAGAAGCTACCTCGCACCAAACAATTTAG ATTTTTGGACAAGGCAGCAATCAAGGATGAAGAAGTAGTTGGCAATGTAGTAAACAAGTGGAAAATATCAACCCTAACAGACATTGAGGAAGTAAAATTGGTGCTTCGGATGCTACCCATTTGGGCAACCACCATTATTTTTTGGACAGTCTATGCCCAAATGACAACATTCTCTGTGTCACAAGCCTCCACAATGAACCGACACATGGGAAAATCCTTCGAAATTCCGGCTGCCTCCCTCACCGTCTTCTTCGTCGCCAGCATTCTCTTAACAGTCCCCATCTACGACCGTTTCATCGTCCCAATAGCATCCAGAATTTTGAAGAACCCACAAGGCCTAAGCCCACTCCAACGTGTGGGGGTCGGCTTGGTTCTATCGATAATAGCCATGATTGCTGCGGCACTAACCGAAATAAAACGATTGAAGGTGGTAGAAGAAAACGGGTTGACGTACAAACCAACTGCAGAGGTGCCATTGAGCGTGTTTTGGTTGGCTCCGCAGTTTTTATTAGTAGGATCAG GCGAGGCGTTTACGTACATGGGACAATTGGATTTCTTCTTAAGAGAATGCCCTAAAGGGATGAAGACAATGAGCACAGGGTTGTTTTTAAGCACACTTGCTTTGGGGTTTTTCTTTAGCTCATTGCTAGTTACAATTGTGGGGAAAGTGACTGAGCATGGGAAGCCATGGATACCAGATAATCTCAATGAAGGGAAGCTTTATGATTTCTATTGGCTATTGGCAGTCTTAAGTGTGTTGAATTTGATGGTGTTTTTGGTTTGTGCTAAGTGGTATGTGTACAAGGAAAAGAGGTTGGCTGATGAAGGGATTGAATTGGAGGACTGTGGGCCAACTGTCCACTGA